The sequence below is a genomic window from Silvanigrella paludirubra.
ATGCATTATCAAAACATTTAGAAAATAGTTTTTTGCAAAATAAAAAAACATTACCCGAATTAAAAATATATATGGAAAATTATATAAATCGATTTGGTTGTAAGCCAGATAAAATTGAAAATAGAGGCACTTCAATTGACGATTACTCTCATCAAAACTGGGAAGAAATGAGTTTTTTTGATTTAAAAAAAAATATATCAGGAGCCTTTTTGCATAAAAGAATGGAATTTTATTCTCAGGTTGTGAATGAAATTGTTGTTCAGTTTTATAATGAAATAGAAATACCACCAGCCCATTTAATTCACGTTACCTGTACTGGTTATTCATCGCCTTCATCTGCACAGCGGTTGGTTTCAAATAAAGGTTGGGGAAATAAAACAAAAGTAACTCATGCTTATCATATGGGCTGTTACGCTTCTTTGCCTGCTTTAAGAATTGGACATGGCTTTATTTTGCAGGAAAATCAATTCTCGTTATTTAATAATGAAGAGATTAAAAATAATAGAATAGATATTATTCATACGGAATTGTGTACTTTGCATTTTAATCCTTCTTTACATGATCCAAGTCAAATAGTAGTGCAAAGTTTATTTGCAGATGGGTTTATACATTATTCTTTATTTGATGAAAATTATTTTAATAATTCAGGCTTTAAAAATGGACTACAAGTATTAATT
It includes:
- a CDS encoding 3-oxoacyl-[acyl-carrier-protein] synthase III C-terminal domain-containing protein, with amino-acid sequence MQPIIGNFRILRPKYEISQVDGLNWITQAHALSKHLENSFLQNKKTLPELKIYMENYINRFGCKPDKIENRGTSIDDYSHQNWEEMSFFDLKKNISGAFLHKRMEFYSQVVNEIVVQFYNEIEIPPAHLIHVTCTGYSSPSSAQRLVSNKGWGNKTKVTHAYHMGCYASLPALRIGHGFILQENQFSLFNNEEIKNNRIDIIHTELCTLHFNPSLHDPSQIVVQSLFADGFIHYSLFDENYFNNSGFKNGLQVLINHEEILSHSTDAMSWDLDDHGFLMELSGKVPSIIAENIEKYIIEMSSKIGLDFNEVKNNAIFAIHPGGPKIIQFIKDILVLNELSIKNSEKVLKKYGNMSSATLPHIWESVLNSNPKKGTFVYSLAFGPGLTISGSIMRIV